A genome region from Penicillium psychrofluorescens genome assembly, chromosome: 3 includes the following:
- a CDS encoding uncharacterized protein (ID:PFLUO_005266-T1.cds;~source:funannotate) has translation MAPQGSSRPRRILMLTNVERGEANVFLATSYSLLHRDPTAELHFASFAGLEDGVTSLSEDVCRKVPEAKPIVFHEMKGLTMKEGIQDYISREKVPTRKDYLPESFLAPLSFSNTKRAIRDTIPIFVPYDGPQLAQLVSSIIEIIQKVEADLVVVNSLMTAALTACYHLGIKFICLSPNALREFAASSQPRAAGLWKFPALFSGYPYPVPWYRIPFNIYFILYAVLRFVTDKHRKQVEKYLTEKTGATLRTPLDLIENRAPGLKILASTFPELDFPLVIPEHVIPCGPILRNASSSLTVADPDLENWLARGPTIYLNLGTICQVTEDQAAELALALKTVLDTLEKERESKNFQFLWKIKKLGEYNVSEPGCKVEKILGERIRADSIRIVEWLKAEPITVLQSGNVVCSIHQGGANSYNEAVSAGVAQVVLPQWTDCYDYAERVEMLGIGRLGSRKAKPQWSAPELSKELLYVLHGESSKAIKQKATELAKLCENKGSGAETAARVLLEECSRNDA, from the exons ATGGCACCACAGGGTTCTTCCCGTCCAAGGAGGATCCTTATGCTCACCAATGTCGAACGGGGTGAAGCCAATGTCTTCCTGGCAACATCTTATTCTCTCCTGCATCGCGACCCTACCGCCGAGCTACATTTCGCCAGTTTTGCAGGCTTGGAGGATGGCGTTACATCTCTCTCTGAAGATGTGTGCCGCAAGGTGCCCGAGGCAAAACCAATCGTCTTCCACGAGATGAAGGGACTGACCATGAAAGAGGGTATCCAAGATTACATCTCCAGAGAAAAAGTGCCAACGCGAAAGGATTACCTCCCTGAGTCGTTTTTGGCCCCACTGAGCTTCTCTAATACAAAGCGGGCTATTCGAGACACGATCCCAATCTTTGTTCCATATGATGGTCCGCAGCTAGCCCAACTCGTTTCATCCATCATCGAGATCATCCAAAAGGTTGAGGCCGATCTCGTCGTGGTGAATAGTCTGATGACTGCAGCACTTACAGCCTGCTATCACCTGGGAATCAAGTTTATTTGTCTCAGTCCAAATGCTCTCAGGGAATTTGCAGCCTCATCTCAGCCACGGGCAGCTGGACTCTGGAAATTTCCTGC GCTTTTCTCTGGATATCCATACCCAGTACCCTGGTACCGCATACCATTCAATATCTACTTTATTCTTTATGCGGTACTCAGATTTGTGACAGACAAGCACAGGAAGCAAGTGGAGAAGTACTTGACTGAAAAAACCGGTGCGACTTTGCGAACACCCCTTGATCTCATTGAGAACCGGGCACCTGGGTTGAAGATTCTCGCTAGCACTTTCCCTGAGCTTGATTTTCCTCTGGTCATTCCTGAGCATGTCATTCCCTGTGGACCGATTCTTCGCAATGCCTCTTCATCTCTCACGGTGGCAGATCCGGACCTCGAGAATTGGCTGGCCCGTGGACCAACGATCTATCTCAACCTGGGAACTATATGTCAAGTCACAGAAGATCAAGCTGCGGAGCTTGCATTGGCCCTAAAAACCGTTCTGGACACATTGGAAAAGGAGCGCGAGTCTAAGAATTTCCAATTTCTATGGAAAATCAAGAAACTCGGGGAGTACAACGTTTCAGAGCCCGGCTGCAAGGTTGAGAAGATTCTTGGCGAACGCATTCGCGCCGATTCCATTAGAATTGTGGAATGGCTTAAAGCCGAGCCGATTACAGTTCTCCAGTCTGGTAACGTTGTATGCTCAATCCACCAAGGAGGTGCAAACTCGTACAATGAGGCAGTGAG TGCGGGTGTTGCCCAGGTGGTTTTGCCACAATGGACAGACTGCTATGACTATGCTGAGCGAGTTGAGATGCTAGGAATCGGCCGACTTGGAAGCAGAAAGGCCAAGCCCCAGTGGTCAGCTCCGGAGCTCTCGAAGGAGCTTTTGTACGTCTTGCATGGTGAAAGTTCAAAGGCCATTAAACAAAAAGCAACTGAGCTAGCAAAACTCTGTGAGAACAAGGGCAGTGGCGCGGAAACTGCAGCCCGGGTCCTTTTGGAGGAATGTTCGAGGAACGATGCTTAG
- a CDS encoding uncharacterized protein (ID:PFLUO_005267-T1.cds;~source:funannotate), whose product MKSKQSGATGDKILGPTGKESVFDSVLDDPSLTDSEKTLLRLEQEGALLVLAGAESPAQTLLIIFYHMVANPIIFNKLRTELSTVRNADSWAELEKLPYLSAVIEEGNRLSFGVTARTARIASDPITYTPSSHVKSPTTGSQTYTIPPGTPISISTLSAHTAESVFPDPFTFDTERWLGEEGRQRRKFNMAFSKGGRKCIGIELARAELYLVVAALVQRFDMTLWRTDASDVAFQYDYQVATPKLDSEGVQVKVTRAGPGMER is encoded by the coding sequence ATGAAATCAAAACAATCCGGAGCTACTGGTGATAAAATCCTCGGACCAACCGGCAAAGAGTCCGTGTTTGATTCTGTTTTGGATGATCCTTCCTTGACAGACTCGGAAAAAACACTACTTCGACTAGAACAAGAGGGTGCGCTACTTGTCCTAGCAGGAGCTGAATCGCCTGCCCAAACGCTCTTGATCATATTTTACCACATGGTGGCAAACCCTATAATTTTCAATAAATTGCGCACTGAACTCAGCACCGTTCGAAATGCCGACAGCTGGGCCGAGCTGGAAAAGCTGCCATATCTGTCAGCTGTGATCGAAGAGGGTAACCGTCTCTCCTTTGGCGTGACGGCCCGGACTGCACGCATTGCCTCGGATCCAATAACTTACACCCCGTCTTCCCACGTCAAATCTCCAACGACAGGCTCTCAAACATATACTATACCACCAGGAACCCCGATAAGCATTTCCACTTTGAGTGCGCACACTGCTGAGTCGGTTTTTCCTGACCCATTCACCTTTGATACGGAGCGCTGgcttggagaagagggacGACAACGTCGCAAGTTTAACATGGCGTTCTCCAAAGGCGGGCGGAAGTGCATAGGGATTGAGCTTGCTCGTGCAGAGCTCTACCTTGTGGTCGCTGCACTGGTTCAACGGTTCGACATGACACTCTGGAGGACGGATGCAAGCGATGTGGCATTTCAATATGATTACCAAGTGGCGACGCCAAAGCTAGACTCCGAGGGAGTCCAGGTGAAGGTGACTCGGGCAGGGCCTGGAATGGAAAGATGA
- a CDS encoding uncharacterized protein (ID:PFLUO_005268-T1.cds;~source:funannotate) codes for MPDPMSVDLPGDIFPIAGDDAGAIPSTQNDTKMKHWREETFNQALEQFDWGLPESDLSLIVVIRSFQDSTRCGCYLGHVDLVCIMTVFEQTAAFFDYIAKSGFDGTVKVGIGYYCMSLTDDASLKRILVLELVKQANELLDSVSTLAQNMCVPQNEPGVKTMGRSPACLNQLNLNYVREAIASFKKLFRLITDFFDENKRREA; via the coding sequence ATGCCAGATCCTATGTCGGTCGATTTGCCGGGCGATATTTTTCCCATCGCCGGTGATGACGCTGGCGCGATCCCGTCGACACAAAACGATACTAAAATGAAGCACTGGCGGGAGGAGACTTTCAAccaggcgctggagcagTTTGATTGGGGTCTTCCAGAATCAGATCTCAGTCTTATTGTTGTCATTCGAAGCTTTCAAGACTCGACCCGCTGTGGCTGTTATTTGGGACACGTTGACCTAGTCTGCATCATGACTGTCTTTGAGCAGACGGCCGCCTTCTTTGACTACATTGCCAAGTCTGGCTTCGACGGGACCGTCAAGGTGGGAATTGGCTATTATTGCATGTCGCTCACCGACGATGCCTCGCTGAAAAGAATACTAGTTCTAGAACTAGTCAAACAGGCGAACGAACTGTTGGACTCGGTGAGTACCCTCGCACAAAATATGTGCGTGCCACAGAATGAACCTGGTGTCAAAACTATGGGTCGATCCCCAGCTTGCTTGAACCAGCTCAACTTAAATTATGTACGGGAAGCAATTGCCAGCTTCAAGAAGCTTTTCCGCTTGATCACGGATTTCTTTGATGAAAACAAAAGGCGTGAAGCTTGA